One part of the Nostoc sp. PCC 7120 = FACHB-418 genome encodes these proteins:
- a CDS encoding NUDIX hydrolase — MNVIAFFKSPIQSTRSLWRIGQTVLGIIFRHPITGTSIIPILSDGRIVLIRRRDDGLWALPGGMVDWGEDIPTTVRRELLEETGLELTKIRRLVGVYSSPDRDPRIHSICVVVEAEVEGKMDIQDTLEVMEIEAFTPSSLPQGPMSHDHARQIQDYLNGLTTLA, encoded by the coding sequence TTGAACGTTATTGCTTTTTTTAAATCACCAATCCAATCTACACGTAGTTTGTGGCGTATTGGACAAACGGTATTGGGTATTATATTCCGTCATCCCATTACGGGAACCAGTATCATCCCAATACTATCCGATGGTCGGATTGTCTTAATTCGTAGGCGAGACGATGGTTTATGGGCATTGCCCGGCGGTATGGTGGACTGGGGAGAAGATATTCCTACTACAGTCCGCCGTGAGCTTTTGGAGGAAACTGGCCTAGAATTGACAAAAATTAGGCGTTTGGTGGGAGTTTACTCTTCACCAGACCGCGACCCCAGAATCCATTCGATTTGTGTTGTGGTTGAAGCCGAAGTAGAAGGGAAAATGGACATTCAGGATACCTTGGAAGTCATGGAAATCGAGGCTTTTACCCCTAGTTCCCTACCCCAAGGGCCAATGTCTCATGATCATGCTCGACAAATACAGGATTACTTAAACGGATTAACAACGCTAGCATAA
- a CDS encoding site-2 protease family protein has translation MQTNWRIGSLFGIPLFLDPLWFVILGLATLNFGVAYQEWGTVTAWTAGLIMSLLLFGSVLLHELGHSLAARSQGIKVNSITLFLFGGIAAIEEESKTPGKAFQVAIAGPLVSIGLFLLLRLGSTVVSDSSPVSMMVGDLARINLVVALFNLIPGLPLDGGQVLKAALWQITGDRFQAVHWAAKAGQILGYGAIALGFAVDFFTRELVTGLWIALLGWFGVRNANSYDRVTTLQETLLEVKAVDAMTRDFRVIDANQTLRSFADSYLLATSNPEVYFAASDGRYRGMVAIEDLRLVERSEWETQTLHSIAHPLTEIPTVAESTAIAGVINKLENEQLPRVTVLTPAGAVAGIIDRGDIVGALAQKLGLRMTDAEIKRIKEEGSYPPGLQLGVIAKSINQ, from the coding sequence ATGCAGACAAATTGGAGAATCGGGTCTTTATTTGGTATTCCCCTATTTTTAGATCCTTTGTGGTTTGTGATTTTGGGTTTAGCAACACTGAACTTTGGCGTGGCTTACCAAGAATGGGGAACGGTGACAGCATGGACGGCTGGGCTGATTATGTCGTTGCTGCTATTTGGTTCGGTGTTATTACATGAGTTGGGTCATAGTTTGGCAGCGCGATCGCAAGGGATTAAAGTTAACTCTATTACTTTATTTCTGTTTGGTGGGATTGCCGCCATTGAGGAAGAATCCAAAACTCCGGGTAAAGCGTTTCAAGTAGCTATTGCTGGGCCTTTGGTGAGTATCGGCTTATTCTTACTCTTAAGGTTGGGGAGTACAGTAGTATCTGATAGTAGCCCAGTCAGTATGATGGTGGGTGATTTGGCGCGGATTAACTTAGTTGTTGCCTTATTTAACCTAATTCCTGGTTTACCTTTAGATGGGGGTCAAGTGTTGAAAGCTGCACTCTGGCAAATTACCGGAGATCGTTTTCAAGCGGTACATTGGGCAGCCAAAGCCGGACAAATTTTAGGTTATGGTGCGATCGCCTTAGGTTTTGCCGTAGACTTCTTTACAAGAGAATTAGTCACAGGCTTGTGGATTGCCCTGTTGGGTTGGTTTGGGGTTCGCAATGCCAACAGCTACGACCGCGTAACCACATTACAAGAAACCTTGCTGGAGGTAAAAGCTGTGGATGCCATGACTCGTGATTTTCGTGTCATTGATGCCAACCAGACCTTACGTTCCTTTGCTGATTCTTACCTATTGGCAACTAGCAACCCAGAAGTTTATTTTGCTGCTTCCGATGGACGTTATCGCGGTATGGTCGCCATTGAGGATTTACGCTTGGTGGAAAGAAGCGAATGGGAAACTCAAACTCTCCACAGCATCGCCCATCCTTTAACCGAAATACCTACAGTCGCGGAATCAACTGCCATAGCTGGAGTCATCAACAAGTTAGAAAATGAACAGTTACCGCGTGTCACCGTACTTACTCCGGCTGGCGCTGTTGCTGGAATCATTGACCGAGGAGATATTGTCGGCGCATTGGCACAAAAATTAGGTTTGCGTATGACTGACGCAGAAATTAAGCGCATCAAAGAAGAGGGTAGTTATCCGCCAGGGTTGCAATTGGGGGTAATTGCCAAGTCTATTAATCAGTAG
- the msrB gene encoding peptide-methionine (R)-S-oxide reductase MsrB: MKKRYFLQTSAALVGTALLPPYIFHRSSIMATSNTKFEIAKSEQEWQTILTPEQFRVLRKHGTERAFTSPLDKEYSQGTYVCAACDQPLFTSDTKFNSGTGWPSFFNPIEGGIGTTVDRSFFMTRVEVHCSRCGGHLGHVFDDGPAPTGKRYCMNGVSLKFEPA, translated from the coding sequence ATGAAAAAACGCTATTTTTTACAAACTAGTGCTGCATTAGTTGGCACAGCTTTGTTACCACCGTATATTTTCCACAGGTCAAGCATCATGGCAACTTCTAATACCAAGTTTGAAATCGCTAAATCTGAACAAGAATGGCAAACAATATTAACCCCTGAACAGTTCCGTGTATTGCGGAAACATGGCACTGAAAGGGCTTTTACTAGTCCACTCGATAAAGAATATAGTCAGGGGACTTATGTTTGTGCTGCTTGTGATCAGCCCTTGTTTACATCTGATACTAAATTTAACAGTGGTACTGGCTGGCCTAGTTTTTTCAACCCCATTGAAGGTGGAATTGGTACTACTGTAGACAGGTCGTTTTTCATGACTAGAGTTGAAGTACATTGCAGTCGTTGTGGTGGACATCTAGGTCATGTGTTTGATGATGGCCCTGCCCCCACCGGTAAGCGCTACTGTATGAATGGTGTATCGTTAAAGTTTGAGCCTGCCTAA
- a CDS encoding B12-binding domain-containing radical SAM protein — protein MRILLVYPVFPKTFWSYEKILALVDRKVLLPPLGLVTVAAILPQEWEFKLVDRNIRPATEEEWAWADIVIFSAMIVQKQDLLEQIQEAKRRGKLVAVGGPYPTSTPHDVQNVGTDFLILDEGEITLPMFVEAVQRGETSGTFRTAEKPDVTSTPVPRFDLLELNAYDMMSVQFSRGCPFQCEFCDIIVLYGRKPRTKTPAQLLAELDYLYELGWRRGVFMVDDNFIGNKRNVKLLLKELKVWMAEHQYPFKFDTEASVDLAQDQEMLDLMVESGFSAVFLGIETPDEDSLQLTKKFQNTRSSLTDAVQTIIKAGLRPMAGFIIGFDGEKAGAGDRIVRFAEQAGIPSTTFAMLQALPNTALWHRLKKEGRLRENQDGNINQTTLMNFLPTRPLEDIAREYIEAFCTLYDPVNYLDRTYRCFLMLGAPRYKTPFKMPELVVIKALLIVIWRQGVKRETRWKFWHHLFSILKRNPGVVEHYISACAHNEHFLEYRQIVRDEIEKQLAEYLAQGAEKPYVLPPVETQETKAEAVVS, from the coding sequence ATGCGAATTCTACTAGTTTATCCAGTATTTCCAAAAACCTTTTGGTCATACGAAAAAATTCTAGCCTTAGTTGATCGCAAGGTGTTGTTACCACCCTTGGGTTTAGTAACAGTGGCAGCGATTCTGCCCCAGGAATGGGAATTTAAGCTGGTAGACCGCAATATCCGTCCAGCCACCGAAGAAGAATGGGCTTGGGCTGATATCGTCATTTTCTCAGCGATGATTGTCCAGAAACAAGATTTACTTGAGCAAATTCAAGAAGCAAAACGGCGTGGTAAGTTAGTAGCTGTCGGCGGCCCCTATCCCACCTCCACACCTCATGATGTGCAGAACGTCGGGACGGATTTTCTCATTCTCGATGAAGGGGAAATCACCCTACCCATGTTTGTGGAAGCAGTACAAAGGGGGGAAACTTCTGGGACTTTCCGCACCGCAGAAAAGCCAGATGTCACAAGCACACCCGTACCCCGGTTTGATTTACTAGAACTGAATGCCTATGACATGATGTCGGTGCAGTTCTCGCGCGGGTGTCCGTTCCAGTGCGAATTTTGTGACATCATTGTTCTCTACGGACGCAAACCACGTACCAAAACCCCAGCACAGTTATTGGCAGAGTTAGATTACCTCTACGAATTAGGCTGGCGGCGTGGTGTGTTCATGGTAGATGACAACTTTATCGGTAACAAGCGCAATGTGAAATTGTTGCTGAAAGAGTTGAAAGTCTGGATGGCTGAACATCAATATCCCTTCAAATTTGATACAGAGGCTTCCGTTGACCTAGCACAAGACCAAGAAATGCTAGATTTAATGGTCGAGTCTGGCTTCTCTGCGGTCTTCTTGGGAATTGAAACACCAGATGAAGATAGCTTACAACTAACCAAAAAATTCCAAAATACCCGCAGTTCCCTAACAGATGCAGTGCAAACCATCATTAAAGCTGGACTGCGCCCAATGGCTGGGTTTATCATCGGTTTTGATGGTGAAAAAGCAGGTGCAGGCGATCGCATTGTCCGTTTTGCTGAACAAGCCGGCATTCCCTCCACCACATTTGCCATGTTGCAAGCCTTACCCAACACAGCATTATGGCATCGCCTGAAGAAGGAAGGACGACTACGGGAAAATCAAGATGGTAACATCAACCAAACAACGTTGATGAATTTCCTCCCCACCCGCCCCCTAGAAGATATTGCCAGGGAATATATTGAAGCATTTTGTACTCTATACGACCCGGTAAATTACTTAGACCGCACCTATCGTTGTTTCCTCATGTTGGGTGCGCCACGTTACAAAACACCATTTAAAATGCCGGAATTGGTAGTAATTAAAGCCTTGTTAATTGTCATTTGGCGACAAGGTGTCAAACGGGAAACGCGCTGGAAATTCTGGCATCACTTATTTAGCATCCTCAAGCGTAACCCTGGAGTTGTTGAACATTATATTTCCGCCTGCGCCCACAATGAGCATTTTCTAGAATATCGCCAAATTGTGCGCGACGAAATTGAAAAACAACTAGCTGAATATCTAGCCCAAGGTGCGGAGAAACCTTATGTTCTCCCTCCTGTAGAGACACAAGAGACAAAAGCTGAGGCTGTAGTTAGTTAA
- a CDS encoding ArsR/SmtB family transcription factor, with protein MIESSPTALAPVAEYFKVLSEVSRLQVLCALKSGAKNVTEIIEITQLKQANVSKHLQILAQTGIIKRQPQGVSVFYEIADPIIFELCELVCQRLALQLSEKSQQLKQLENSALGLKDGVTAQRSS; from the coding sequence ATGATCGAATCGTCACCAACTGCACTCGCACCAGTAGCCGAGTATTTCAAAGTATTGTCTGAAGTGAGTCGTTTACAAGTATTGTGTGCGCTTAAATCTGGTGCAAAAAATGTGACTGAAATTATAGAAATTACCCAACTTAAACAAGCTAATGTTTCCAAACACCTGCAAATTTTGGCGCAGACTGGTATTATCAAACGTCAACCCCAAGGGGTGAGTGTCTTTTATGAAATTGCTGACCCCATAATTTTTGAATTGTGTGAGTTGGTTTGTCAGCGATTGGCACTGCAATTATCAGAGAAATCGCAGCAACTAAAACAACTAGAAAATAGTGCATTAGGACTCAAAGATGGAGTGACCGCACAGCGTAGCTCATAG
- a CDS encoding MBL fold metallo-hydrolase — translation MLFRQLFDPETSTYTYLIADLETKTAALVDPVLEQVERDQKLLTELDLTLGYCLETHIHADHITGAGKLREKIGCENIVPFGANAACANKKMQPGDVLQFGSVVIEAIATPGHTDSHLAYLVNKTHLLTGDSLLIRGCGRTDFQSGSAAVLYDSITKNLWTLPETTLVYPGHDYHGQTVSTIGEEKKFNLRLVGRSRSEFIELMGNLNLPNPQKIMEAVPANQRCGNVAMTTL, via the coding sequence ATGTTATTTCGGCAACTTTTTGACCCAGAGACCAGCACTTACACTTATTTGATTGCAGACTTGGAAACTAAAACTGCGGCATTGGTTGACCCAGTGCTGGAACAAGTAGAACGTGACCAGAAGTTATTGACAGAACTGGATTTGACACTAGGCTACTGTTTGGAGACACATATCCACGCTGACCACATCACAGGTGCGGGGAAACTGCGAGAGAAAATAGGATGTGAAAACATTGTGCCTTTTGGCGCAAATGCTGCCTGTGCTAACAAAAAAATGCAGCCTGGTGACGTGCTGCAATTTGGGTCAGTTGTCATTGAAGCTATTGCTACACCAGGACACACGGATAGTCACTTGGCTTATTTGGTCAATAAAACCCACTTACTCACAGGAGATTCCCTGCTGATTCGTGGCTGTGGACGCACGGATTTTCAAAGTGGTAGTGCAGCAGTACTTTACGACAGTATTACCAAAAATCTCTGGACACTACCTGAGACGACACTCGTTTATCCAGGTCACGATTATCACGGACAAACAGTGTCCACAATTGGCGAAGAGAAAAAGTTTAATCTGCGATTGGTTGGGCGCAGTCGTTCAGAATTTATCGAGTTGATGGGCAATTTAAATCTGCCAAATCCGCAGAAAATTATGGAAGCTGTGCCAGCAAACCAGCGCTGCGGCAATGTGGCGATGACTACTCTTTGA
- a CDS encoding rhodanese-like domain-containing protein, whose amino-acid sequence MTNTKNLTEIDAITLKQWIEDNTVILIDVREAAEYAAEHIPDAKLLPLSNFRADQVTPQSENIVLYCRSGNRSNQALQKLIDAGVSNVYQLQGGLPTWKAAGLPTKINLSAPISLMRQVQIVAGSLVFLGTVLGAFVSPWFLILSGFVGAGLVFAGVTNTCAMGILLAKLPYNRRMA is encoded by the coding sequence ATGACAAACACTAAAAATTTGACGGAAATCGATGCAATCACACTTAAGCAATGGATAGAGGATAATACAGTTATATTAATTGATGTGCGCGAAGCGGCGGAGTATGCAGCAGAACATATTCCTGATGCAAAGCTACTTCCTTTATCTAATTTTCGTGCTGACCAAGTAACACCACAAAGTGAAAACATCGTTTTATATTGTCGTTCAGGGAATCGTTCCAATCAAGCTTTGCAGAAATTGATAGATGCGGGTGTTAGCAACGTCTATCAACTCCAAGGCGGTCTACCCACCTGGAAAGCAGCAGGTTTACCCACAAAAATTAACCTCAGCGCCCCTATTAGCTTGATGCGACAAGTACAAATTGTTGCAGGTTCCTTAGTCTTTCTAGGAACAGTATTAGGTGCGTTTGTCTCACCTTGGTTCTTAATTTTGAGTGGGTTTGTTGGTGCTGGGTTGGTGTTTGCTGGGGTGACGAATACCTGTGCGATGGGTATTTTACTGGCGAAACTACCTTATAACCGTCGGATGGCGTAA
- a CDS encoding sulfite exporter TauE/SafE family protein, protein MTWIIGHLLAVGIGISLGLLGGGGSVLALPVLVYVMGIAPKNAIAMTLVIVGTVSLLGSISHWRAGNIRWKTAYIFGGATMLGAFFGARLATLPFITDNIQMLLFALLMLVASIIMIQRSMGTKTTHDELPYPPPVCKHCWLWLMSEGIIVGGLTGLVGVGGGFAIIPALVLLAKLPMKAAIGTSLFIIAMNAIAGFLGYLGHITLDWSLIFSFILAASGGTLVGAYLTQFVPATQLQKSFGYFLLAVAAFVLFQNRGVFSPKSAASAKVSWQKQAFIDDTF, encoded by the coding sequence ATGACTTGGATAATTGGTCATCTTCTCGCCGTTGGTATTGGCATTAGTTTGGGGCTACTGGGTGGGGGTGGTTCGGTGCTGGCTTTACCTGTGTTGGTATATGTCATGGGAATTGCCCCAAAAAATGCGATCGCTATGACTTTAGTAATTGTTGGTACAGTTAGTTTATTAGGAAGTATCTCCCATTGGCGTGCAGGAAATATCCGGTGGAAAACTGCTTATATTTTTGGTGGGGCGACAATGTTAGGGGCTTTCTTCGGTGCTAGGTTGGCAACTCTGCCATTTATTACCGATAATATCCAGATGTTGCTGTTTGCGCTGTTGATGTTGGTGGCTAGTATCATCATGATTCAACGCAGTATGGGAACTAAAACAACTCATGATGAGTTACCTTACCCACCACCAGTATGTAAACATTGCTGGTTGTGGTTGATGAGTGAAGGAATTATCGTTGGTGGTTTGACGGGGTTAGTTGGTGTTGGTGGCGGGTTTGCGATTATTCCAGCTTTAGTGTTACTCGCTAAATTACCGATGAAGGCAGCAATTGGCACATCTTTATTCATTATCGCCATGAATGCGATCGCTGGATTTCTTGGTTACCTGGGACACATCACCCTAGACTGGAGTCTCATATTTAGTTTTATCCTCGCTGCTAGCGGTGGGACTTTAGTTGGTGCGTACTTGACTCAGTTTGTACCAGCGACGCAATTGCAAAAGAGTTTTGGCTATTTTCTCCTAGCAGTAGCAGCGTTTGTATTATTTCAAAACCGTGGCGTATTTTCACCAAAGTCGGCAGCATCGGCAAAAGTTAGCTGGCAAAAGCAGGCATTTATTGACGATACTTTTTAA
- a CDS encoding Uma2 family endonuclease has protein sequence MTALTLQLPPHLKFTDEEFEQIVAVNQELRLELTAEGELVIMSPTGGETGNRNFDLLGQLWWWNSQNNLGKAFDSSTGFKLPNGATRSPDASWVKMERWEILTPQQRKKYLPLCPDFAVELVSETDDVEDTQAKMLEYLANGLQLGWLINPKDKLVIIYRPHQAPEVLQSPISLSGENVLPGFILNLQPIFA, from the coding sequence ATGACTGCTTTAACATTACAGTTACCGCCTCATCTCAAATTTACGGATGAGGAATTTGAACAGATTGTGGCTGTAAATCAAGAGTTGCGTTTGGAATTAACTGCGGAAGGGGAATTGGTCATCATGTCACCCACTGGGGGGGAAACAGGAAACCGCAATTTTGATTTATTGGGTCAACTATGGTGGTGGAACAGTCAGAATAATTTAGGTAAAGCTTTTGATTCTTCCACTGGTTTTAAACTTCCCAATGGTGCAACCCGTTCTCCTGATGCTTCTTGGGTCAAGATGGAAAGATGGGAGATTCTCACACCACAACAAAGAAAAAAATATCTTCCTTTGTGTCCAGATTTTGCCGTGGAGTTGGTTTCAGAAACTGATGATGTAGAAGATACTCAAGCCAAAATGCTGGAATATTTAGCAAATGGTTTACAACTTGGTTGGTTAATTAACCCCAAAGATAAGCTAGTGATAATTTATCGTCCTCATCAAGCACCAGAAGTATTACAATCTCCTATAAGTTTATCTGGGGAAAATGTTCTTCCTGGTTTTATTTTAAATTTACAGCCAATTTTTGCATAG
- a CDS encoding NAD-dependent epimerase/dehydratase family protein, with amino-acid sequence MTKKRIFVTGASGCIGHYISETLIQETDYELYLLVRNPSKLQVDTQVRPGVTVLQGDMQNISQFADLLSTIDIAILTATAWGGEQTFDINVSKTIELLNLLDPDRCQQVIYFSTASVLDSQNQPLKEAGEIGTDYIRSKYECLHKISELGIASKITTVFPTLVLGGDSKKPYSHLTSGIPEVTKYVNLIRFLQADGSFHFIHGKDIASVVKYLIANPPQENTSRRLVLGQKRLTANQAIEQLCSYLGKKISFRIPLSLSLANLIIAVFRIQMADWDRFCMNYRHFTYNTVINPDSFGLPNYCATMTDVLKISGVDASHQ; translated from the coding sequence ATGACCAAAAAAAGAATTTTTGTGACCGGTGCTAGTGGCTGCATAGGTCATTATATTAGCGAAACCTTAATTCAAGAAACCGATTACGAACTATATTTACTAGTTAGAAACCCCAGTAAATTACAAGTTGATACTCAGGTTCGTCCGGGTGTCACCGTCTTACAGGGTGATATGCAAAATATTAGTCAATTTGCTGATTTATTATCCACAATTGATATAGCCATCCTCACCGCAACCGCTTGGGGTGGTGAGCAAACCTTTGATATTAATGTATCTAAAACTATAGAGTTACTTAATCTATTAGACCCTGACCGTTGTCAACAAGTTATTTATTTTTCTACAGCCAGCGTTTTAGATAGTCAAAATCAGCCACTTAAAGAAGCAGGGGAAATCGGCACAGATTATATTCGTTCTAAATATGAATGCTTACATAAAATATCAGAATTAGGTATTGCCTCTAAAATCACCACAGTTTTTCCCACATTAGTGTTAGGTGGTGATAGCAAAAAACCTTATTCTCATCTCACATCAGGTATCCCCGAAGTTACCAAGTATGTTAATTTAATTCGCTTTTTACAAGCTGATGGTAGTTTCCACTTCATCCACGGCAAAGATATTGCCAGCGTAGTTAAATATTTAATAGCCAATCCTCCTCAAGAAAATACATCACGTAGATTAGTATTAGGTCAAAAGCGTTTAACTGCTAACCAAGCAATAGAACAACTTTGCTCCTATCTAGGCAAAAAGATTTCCTTCCGTATCCCCCTATCTTTATCATTGGCAAATCTCATCATTGCCGTCTTTCGCATTCAGATGGCAGATTGGGATAGATTCTGTATGAACTATCGCCATTTCACATACAACACTGTGATTAATCCCGATAGTTTTGGCTTGCCAAATTACTGTGCAACTATGACTGATGTTCTAAAAATTAGCGGTGTTGATGCTTCTCACCAGTAA
- the hemE gene encoding uroporphyrinogen decarboxylase — protein MGVTSTAPHLLRAARGEIVDRPPVWMMRQAGRYMKAYRDLREKYPSFRDRSEIPEVAIEVSLQPWKAFQPDGVILFSDIVTPLPGLGIEMDIAEGKGPIIHAPIRTQAQIEQLRPLEPEAALPFIKTILQALRQEVGNQSTVLGFVGAPWTLAAYAVEGKGSKTYSIIKNMAFSDPTILHQLLSKLADAIAIYARYQIDSGAQVVQMFDSWAGQLSPQDYDTFALPYQQRVFQQIKQTHPDTPLILLVSGSAGVLERMGQSGADIVTVDWTVDMADARARLGKQMKVQGNLDPGVLYASKQFIRDRIIDTVRKAGNWGHILNLGHGVLPDTPEENVAFFFETAKQLNVLV, from the coding sequence ATGGGTGTTACTTCAACGGCTCCTCACCTTTTGCGGGCTGCTCGTGGTGAAATTGTAGATCGTCCCCCTGTATGGATGATGCGCCAAGCAGGACGATACATGAAAGCTTATCGGGATTTAAGGGAAAAGTATCCTTCATTTCGCGATCGCTCTGAAATTCCAGAGGTAGCGATTGAAGTTTCCCTGCAACCTTGGAAAGCCTTTCAGCCAGACGGAGTAATTTTATTTTCCGATATTGTCACCCCCTTACCCGGCTTAGGGATTGAAATGGACATTGCGGAAGGTAAAGGCCCCATCATTCATGCGCCCATTCGCACTCAAGCACAAATTGAACAACTGCGCCCCTTAGAACCAGAAGCAGCTTTACCGTTCATTAAAACCATATTGCAGGCTTTACGCCAAGAAGTAGGTAATCAATCAACGGTATTGGGCTTTGTAGGTGCGCCTTGGACGCTAGCCGCCTATGCTGTGGAGGGTAAAGGTTCCAAAACCTACTCCATCATCAAAAACATGGCGTTCTCAGACCCTACGATACTGCATCAACTGTTAAGTAAATTAGCAGATGCGATCGCCATTTATGCTCGTTACCAAATCGACTCCGGCGCACAAGTAGTACAGATGTTCGATTCTTGGGCAGGGCAACTCAGCCCCCAAGATTATGACACCTTTGCCTTACCCTATCAGCAACGAGTATTCCAGCAAATCAAGCAAACCCATCCTGATACACCCTTGATTTTGCTAGTTAGTGGTAGCGCCGGCGTACTAGAACGCATGGGACAATCTGGTGCTGATATTGTCACTGTAGACTGGACAGTGGACATGGCTGATGCTAGAGCCAGATTAGGCAAACAGATGAAAGTACAGGGCAATCTTGACCCTGGTGTACTTTATGCCTCTAAACAGTTTATCCGCGATCGCATCATCGATACCGTTCGCAAAGCTGGTAACTGGGGTCATATTCTCAACCTTGGACACGGTGTACTACCAGACACACCAGAAGAAAACGTCGCCTTCTTCTTTGAAACAGCCAAGCAACTAAATGTTTTGGTGTAG